ggcaacagaatgagaccccatctctaaaaaacaaagtacatggctgggcgcagtggctcacgcctgtaatcccagcactttgggaggccgaggcaggcggatcacgaggtcaggagatcgagaccatcctggctaacacggtgaaaccccgtctctactaaaaatacaaaataaaattagccaggcgtggtggtgggcgcctgcagtcccagctactcgggaggctgagtaggagaatggcgtgaacccgggaggcggagcttgcagtgagccgagattgcgccactgcactccagcctggcctacagagcgagactccgtctcaaaaaagtacATATGATTTCCTACAAAACCACAATAACATATTGCAGCTAACAAGCTCAAAAACATTTCTGCCTCTCATGAAATACTCAGGAGTTTTTCAAACACCAATTAGCCTCAGAACGTAGGAGAAATGCCGGGCCAGGAGGACATCGCCATTGGGAAATGATATTTACGTGGCTGAGAATCTGAGTTTCCTGTGAGAAACAACAGAAGAAATACCCTCCTTGTACAATAagagaaaatactatttttttccataaaaccaTAAGGGTGTGGGCAGTGTAAACCTAAAATTATGCACGAGAGCTTCCCCATCGCTCCGTGTGGGTAGAGAAATGTGTCCTAACTCCCAGCACGTCTGCTCTCTTGGTGCTGGGAATCCATGAGAATTCCTGAGCCCGACACACAGCGTCTCAGCTTTTCTCATCAGATGCAGACCAGTGCATGCATGGTGCAGCCGGGCAGCACAGAAACAGCGAGAGGCCACTGGCTCCCAAACCAAAGCTGGGCCCTTCTGGCTTTGGAGGACCCTCTGGGGATGGCTGTGGTCAGCACAGCTCTTTCCTTCTCTGCTCTCACAGCTGTGGTGCCGGTGGTCTTTGGGAAGCACGGAGACTCCCCCAGTCAAGGCCAATAGCTGGACTCAGCTGCGTCATCTCCCTCACCCCGAGCTTCCTCTGCTCCTTACTCCTCACTGGCCGTCCCAACACGGCCACCTGCCCCCCAGCAAACCACACGAGTCGTGTGTACCGTAGCTGCATCCACAGACTTGCCCTCATCCCTCACTGTGGTCCTGGCTTTCAAGGCCATTGCACCTGGGAGGAGACTGAGGTGTTGGCTGGTGTCAGGGCCTCTGAGTCTTTCCCATTTGCTCCTGATCCAAGTGACTCTGTCTGCAGGGTCTGGCTGGGAACCTCTCCCCCATCCACTGCCAGAGGCTCACATTCTGAACCCAGATACATCCTGGTAGTCTGCGTCCTGGGATACCTGAGCTCCTTGGCCCTGGGAAGCTTCAGTGTGACTTTCTTGGCCAGGAACCTGTCTGACACCTGCATGGAGCCAAGTCCCTAACATTCAGCGAGAGTTCTACAGTGCTGGGTCACCTTCCTTCCCATCCGCCAAGGGCAGGTCTCCTCCATCTTGGCCCCTAGGGTGGGGCTCCCAGGCTGCATATTTGCCCCCCGCCCTCCCCGCCCAGTGCTACATTACCCTCATCGTAGGCTAAGGCCTGACAGGAACACCCTGCAAGGGGCCGGGGAATAAGATACTTAAGTTACCcactttcaaaaaacaaatttacCCTTTACTCTCCATTGAAAAAGTAAGCTCTGTATGTTCTGTAATCATTTCAGGGAAACCAGCCCCTGAATTACCCGTTTCAGAAGTGCAGCCTCCAGGTGCACAGAGGTTGACATGAGCAGAGGGGAGGGCTTCGGGCCAGAGGGACAAGCTTTGGGCCTAAAGGACACAGGGACTGGACGAACCTGTGGAAGGGGTTCAGAAGGGGGCTGAGGTGTCGGCTCCAGGCTAAAATCCTGTGTGTGATCCTTCAGGCCTCACAACAGGCTCTACCCAGCGGACCTCCCAGGGATACTGCCCTCCCCACCCGAACTCAGGCCCGGGGGGCATCCAGCCACGTGCTCACTCACACCGCGCTCTTAGCTCAAGTGCCTCTGTTCAGAAGCCTCTACTAGGAACGTGGGGCAGAGGCCTCCCCGAGGGAGGCTGGGTCCTTCAACCTGCAGCAGCCTTTTGTTTAGGCCCCTCTCAGCAGTGAAATGACCCTTGTGTGTGCTGATCCACCTGACCCTTGAccccagcactgtgctgggagaaacgCAAGGGGCGGGTTGGTTTCTGGCTTCTACCATCACAGCAGGTGAGTTTGCCTGACAGCTGAGCTGCGCTGAGCCCAGCAGGGGAGCCCTCTGATCTGAGAAACACAGTCCCGGAACAGCCATAAGGAACAGAGGCACTGAGACcgtttgtcaaacaggtgccctaTTTTACTAAAAACCACATATAcattacattttacaaaacagCAACTATCTGATCCCTCGGTCCCTTCCTTAACCCCTTAAAAAGAAGGGGATATTTGGGGACCAACGGGAACAGGTTCCCCTCCAAATGCTGAGGGCTACCCAGGCATCTCCAGACCCCTGGTCCAGTGCAGGGCAGGGGGCAGCGGAGCCAGCTCACTGCTCCCATCAGCCCAGGGTTCCTGGAGCCCATCCAGAGCCCTCAGTGCCTAACCAGGGCCAGAGGGACCACCTGGATGGGCCTCAGCTGGACTCACAGCCGCTCCCTTCCTGGGCGGGGTCCGGCCTCAGGAGGAGGAGTGTGGGTATCCATAGTGGTTGTGGTCAGCCTCGCCCAGGGTCAACGTCAGTGACAGGCTGGGCTTCCGTTCCAGCTCCTCCTCCTGCAGACAGTGCTGTGGGGGTCGGGCTTTGAAGAAGTCTGAGATGTAGCGGACCTGGTAGAGCGGAGGGAGGTGAGAATGGGCAGGGGGCTGGCCAGGTACCAGGAACATGGGCATGAGAAGGAGGGGGATGAACAGGGTCCCAGGTGGGAGCGAGGGGCCTGGGTGGGCAATGAGAGGAATAGTGCCTGGGGTGGGAAGAGAGCGCTCTTAGTGGAGGACCAGTGGGGAGCACTGAGGAGCTGACAGGCCCAGGGAAGAACTGCAGTAGGGCCAGGGGTCCAGAGAAGGACTGGGGTACACGGAAAGGAGTCCTGTGCACTGGGATGCAGGGGAGAAATGGGGGGAAGGAGGGGGTAAAGGGAAGgactggggttgggggaaggggtcCCAGGGAGGACTGACAGGGAAGAGGCCCAAGGAAGGACTCAGTGGGGCAAGGGTACCCAGGGCAGCACTAGGGTTGGCTGGGGAGTGGTCTCTGGACAACACAGGGGATGGAGTTAGGGTTAGAAGCTCACAGTGAGGGCAGCCACCAGTGCCCCCTGCAGGAGGCCAACAAGGACATCGCTCCAGTGGTGTTTGTAATCAGACACGCGGGTGTAGCCCACGTAGAGGGCAAAGGCCACCAGGAAGAACTGGACTGTGGGTCGCAGCAGCCGTGCCCACTTCCAACAGAGCCGTGCCTGCACATACAGCTGGAGTGGGGAGAGGACGTGTTAGCCTGTGCACCTGCCAGGCGCTCCCCCTCCCCCTGTACAGACGTGTTAGCCTGTGCGCCTGCCAGGTGCTCCCCCTCCCCCTGTACAGACGTGTTAGCCTGTGCACCTGCCAGGtgctccccctccccctgcacAGACGTGTTAGCCTGTGTGCCTGCCAGGcactcccactcccactgcaCAGATGGCAGCACTGAGGCCGGAGGCAAACACTGGTCAGCCCAGGGCCTCCCGTTTTTATAAACAAATCAGTTAgcccccatcaccaccactacccaCCCATTTTACAGCTGGAAAAACTGAGGTCCAGGGAAGGGAGTGACTTAGCCATGGTTCCCCTGAAAATCAAGCCCCGGAGAAACAAGACTCACCGCCAAGAACACCATGCAGTACATCCCAAAGGAAGAGTGTCCCGAGTAGAAAGACAAcctgaggaaggagaaggagcagGTGGCTCACTCAGCGTCTTCCTAACTCCCGCTTGTCCCCGCCCCGCCCACAGAAGGGAGGGTTCAACACGGAGGCTGCTGCTGTTAGATGCAGTCAAATCCCAGTAGCAGAAACTGTTCCCCTTTTCTGTTCCAGTTATCTGATAATGGAATAAGAGTCTCTGATTGGGGCTGTGGCATGAGATGCCTCATCCGTTAAGACTCTGAGGCCTGAACCCAAAACCCAGGGCAGACAATTGTGTCCGGCAAGCAGGCAACACCACAGTTTCGTTTTCACCGTGTTTCTTTTCAGGATTTTCTCCCATCTGCGGAACTGAGGGAagacttatttttatataaattcaagATTCAGTGAAGGACatcaagaaagacagaaaatagcaGAGCAAGAAACTt
This portion of the Pongo abelii isolate AG06213 chromosome 20, NHGRI_mPonAbe1-v2.0_pri, whole genome shotgun sequence genome encodes:
- the PLPP2 gene encoding phospholipid phosphatase 2 isoform X2, which produces MAGVTTTATIVLVSAGEAYLVYTDRLYSRSDFNNYVAAVYKVLGTFLFGAAVSQSLTDLAKYMIGRLRPNFLAVCDPDWSRINCSVYVQLEKVCRGNPADVTEARLSFYSGHSSFGMYCMVFLALYVQARLCWKWARLLRPTVQFFLVAFALYVGYTRVSDYKHHWSDVLVGLLQGALVAALTVRYISDFFKARPPQHCLQEEELERKPSLSLTLTLGEADHNHYGYPHSSS